GAGTTTCCCAGGAAGCCTCTAGGGCAGCTCCCGCCTGAACTGCCAGCCGTGATGAACCACCTGGCCAACGGTCAGAGCCACATCGAGCCAGCCGGACCTCCCAGGGACTCGAGTCCTGTACTGGAGCAACAGCAGGATAGTGAACCCCCCAGCCGTCCACACCAGGACTATGTGGATAAACCACTGCGCCACAGTGGGGACAAGATGGGTGGCCGTTCCAGGGGATTAGAGAGAATCCCTAGTGAGCCGCAAACGCACTCCACCGCCACCACGACACCTGAACGGGGGTTCAAGCCGCCTTCATTGGATATCTCTACGCAGCTCGGCACAGTGGGTAAAGGGAAGCCTCAGGGTCACACTACTGCTAACAACAACTCCAATGCAGTATCCAGCGCTCACAGAGACATCACTCCACGCTGGGTTAAACCCTCAGAGACTAAGCTGGAAGCAGTCAAAGCAGCAGCCCGGGGGGCCCAGCTGAGCAGAGGGGTATCACCGGCTCCTTCCAGCCCGGACAACACTCTGCCGCCCTCCCGCCAACCACGCTCCAAGGGATTCGTTCCTGCCTCCGACCGAGGCTCTAATGCCTCTCAGTATGACAACGTACCAGGAACGGCCGAACACGATTTTGAAATACTGGAACTTGAGAAACCTCCAACTAGAATAAGGGCACCTCGTAGCGAGACACCATTCAGCGTATCATCACAGCATCAGGACAGTTCCAGCCGTGGAACCAGTCAAGCTGGGAGCATAGTTTGTGCTGCGTCAGGGCCCAGGATGGCCCAgcatccccctcctcctcacttctccAACAGTTCATCAGGGATCCAGGTCAGCTCCCCTGACAACCACAACCAGTATGTCCTAAGCAAGCCTACAGAGGTCCCAATCTTCCATCCCGCCCACGGTATGAACCTGGACcacaaaagaacagaaagacTCTACGCACCGTCTTCTCGATACCCGCCACCCTCCAGTGATGCGTACGGTCACCATGCATACGCCACCACCCAGCGGCAACCTAGCAGCCGGTCCCCGGAGAAGGCACTAAGGAACAACTCCTTTGCCACCTACCGCAGGCAGCCTCCCCCCAGCTCTGCTCACAATCCTCGCCTTGCCAAGCCTCCACCAGAGCACTCCCTGCAGCTAGAGCCCCAGGGGAGCACAACTCCTATCTACCTACAGCAGTTTACCTCCACCTCAGAGCCTAATCAGGTCAACTATAGGTTTGAGGGACAAAGAAGAGACGAGGCGAACCTGCGCTACCTTCCCAACGTCGAGCGGGTTGTAGACGGGCTCTTGTGGTCACCAGAGCATGAGCAGCTTCCTATATCCCCAGGTGGGATGCCACGCTCACCCAGCTTCCAGCAAGCCCAAATGTCTCCTGTCCAGCAATTTACCTTCCCCGCCAGCTCAGACGGCATACATCACTACAGGACAGAgttccaggagcagcagccggtCATAAGGCAACAGCTCCCCCAGTTGTTTGGAGGACCACACTACAGGCATGCACAAGAGGCTTTTGCCCTGCAGGAGACCATGCTGCTGTGACTGGAAGATACTGCAACAAAAACTGAGGTGTAGTCACCAACACTGTTGTAAAGACAAAGTTCCTAGCCTGCCTAGGATCCTGGATACGTTTCTGCTCTGTTGCTCTTCACATGTGAAGTACTGTACTCCAGACAGATATGCAGCATCAAAAGGCTGCAGGACATTTTTACTGATCACTCTAACAAAGAGGGAAAATCTTACtgaagattttattttatttttggatGTAAATCAGTTACAAAAGTACAGTAAGAGTACATATATTTTAGAGTCTATGTACAGTGACATTTTGTTAATACTGAGTTGTCAGTAGTATTAATAGTAATTCTCCTGAGCaaaaatctgatttattttccatctatttttttatgttgCTTACAGATTTTACATTGGACATTAATTTGCTGTTGAATGTTGAATGAACatattttcaaataaataaatagttccAATGACAGAATTAGAGAGAAGTGGTGACTTCTCAGTCGCTTCAAACCACACCTTCAGTTTCAGAGATGTAAGTTTGTTCTTCAACTTCTGTACAATGCTTTACTCATTTACAAGTGAAGTACAGGAAATGTACGTGTACTTTAGACCCAGGACTCTAAACCATGAGAGTTAATATACAGTTATTAGATCTTCTGACtcacaaagtcaaacaaaaCTTTCAAAATGACTGTAGCTCTATCTTAAATACATGTGAACTAGATGCAGTACAAGTTTGCTTTACTCCATTATATTACCATTATTCTCAACACTGTTTAGCTGCTAACACTTCCACTGGCATAATCATCTGCCGCACACACGACATGAATGTGAGTACGTTTAACGTCCTAATCAGTTACTTTACATAATATTAATTGTCATACTCTGATTCTGATGGAGTTATTCTCAGTCAGTATTGGCATACTGTTCTTTACATTCCGtaagttctgttttttttttgttaaatgacTAATTGAAAAACATTCTGACACTTTGCTTAATAAAAGAAAACGGGTGAAAAAACATCTTTGTCTGACCATGAATAAACACAGCAGAATCAAAGGTTTTAATAATGGTTGCGTAAAGGTGGTGGAATCCAGGGGTGATCATCTATTTAATTAATGACATCCACACTCAGTCCCACCTACTAACAATACACAGAGGGATGCAAAGACCGACATGAGATGTCCTTTCCTGTGACAGCCTCATCTTCCCTTACTGTATGAGGGCCCAGCTGTgaacagctgtcagtcaggggCCACTTAAGATAGAATGaaatttgtttcatttcattaaatttcatttaaataataattagcaCATTAACATGTCTTTATAAGTAAAGATCTGCTGATTTATTAAAACGTATCAATAGCATTTTTAtcagaaaaaaatgtattacataaacaaatgttaaatgaCCAAACTATTCTAGGTTACATGTTCCGATAATACCATTTAGTAAGAGGTTTCTTACCTGCTGCTTGCCTTTTCTACAGTGGAGCAGGAGCCAGACTCCTGTAAAATGTAATGGATGTCAGTCAAAGGGTTCAGCTGCTCAAATGCAAAAATTAATTAagaaatgtatgtatatattgaGTAACACGAAAATAGAATAATATTTTCATGTTAAttaatatatacattatattaaatataaaaactccTCACTGAAGctatattaataaaacaaatgataaaatattctaattaataATAGGTTTCTGGATGTTGGGAAAGCGAATTATGCTAGTCCTTTGTTTATAGACTACAGCACGACTCATCATAAGGCTCAAGTACAGGGTACTCAGGGTGACTCCACATGCTACTGGGTCCTAAGCTTCCTGACTAATAGACCACAGGTGGTGACGATTGGTCAGCGGTTCTCAGACAGCATCACACTGGACGTGGGATCACCTCAAGGCTgcgttctgctgcttctctctctctctacaccCACGACTGCTAGGCTCGACACAGCTCCAACTCCATAGTGAAATTTGCAGATGACAGCGGTGGTGGGACTAATCCAGAATAACGATGAGACAGCTGATCTGGAGTAGGTAGCAGAACTGTCTTCTTTGTGCAAGGAAAACAACTTGGACTTACTGTCCTGTAAATGTAACAAAGACCAAGGAGTTGATGGTGAATTTCAGGAGAAGACAGCAGGTCTCCTAGTACAAACTGCTTAAGATCAACGGAGCTGTAGAGGAGAGTGAGACCAGTTACAAATATGTGGGTGTCCACATCACTGAAGACCTGTCTTGAACAGCTCACATCTCTTCTCTGGTTAAGAAGGCCAGGAAATGCTTGGGCTTAGGCTTTCCCTGGGTCTGAGCAAACTCTTTTACATGTCAATAATACAATCCGTTGTTTCTGGGAATATTACCGTCTGATATGGGAACAGCAGCTCTCAGGACAAAACGGACTTGAGAGTGATCAGGTGGCTGAGCACATCAGGCAAGAGAATCAGGTCACTCAGCAGGAACTGAAAGACTAAACAGGATCTTTTACCACTAAGCTATCAGGGCATTAAAGACTTTATCTCACTAACTGTCAAGGGCAATGTACACTTGTTCTTTTGTACATACTTGTTctaattattttctatttattttttctaaaatTCCCCACTGTCTGGAGCATGGCACAATTTTTATTTCACTACATTTGTAGTTATACAAACATGTGACAAATAAAACGCTTGAATCTTATATAAGAGCAAAAACTATTTTGGGTTTGAAAAAGGACAACTGCACCATCGTGTGGCCATTCAGTGTTACTACAGTCAAAGTTCACCTATATCCCAATCTAAAAAAGATTTGCAGATATTAACCCAAACTACTAAAACAAATTTAGTCACGTAGCTGAAATCTGATATTTGACTAACCATCAATTGGAACTCTGTCTACTCCTGTATTTAAACTGATGTAGGTATACAACTTTTAATGTAATGGTCTTAGTAAGATTATTAGACTGATATTTTAAGATGTGTATAAAAGTAGACAGCCTTTATACTTTAGAAGTATTTTATGCTATATTGGTTTATATAATCATCATTATATAATTTCTATCTTATTATTAACCTAAAGTGAACCTACAAACTCAAGGGATGAACATAAGACCATTATTACTGACCAGTGAACACGTTGCGTTATCTTCAATAATGTATATAAAGCCCAACGCATGTATCGCCGATCTCTGATTATGGTAATAGAAACATAGTGACACCTCCACAACTGTTTTCTGATCCAGAAGTGAAAAtgttaatatatattattaaaatttGGGAAACAAAATAATTTTTGGTTTACCACAACCAAAAATGGATTCCTCAAAATACATAGACTGAAAGACTTATTCCTATTAGCAGTAAATGGTTTCTAGTAGGTTTCTAGGTTCTAGTAGTATATGAAGCACTGAACCCTACCATAAAGAAGGATTTACTAACTGTAGGGGTCCGATTCGACCAGGCTCCGCGGTCAACTTGACAATGAGAGTAGCATAGCGACCAACAGCAGGGATAAATGACTGAGCTAATGCAGCGACTCTAAGCAAAACTACTGTATTAGATGTCACAAAGACAGTTCTAAATCATTAACACCACAAATAATCCGCGGGAAAAATAACGGATGTTATGAGCAAAAACTAGAGCCACTTTAATTGAAAGTGCGGTTATGCTAACGTTAGCGGTTAGCACTGGACCTCTTTCACTAATTACATCACCGGCAGACTTATTACACATAACACATTATATAACAACACTTACCCATGTTGAATGTATGACTAAAAACAATCACgtgttgtgtgatttattttggTCCCGAGCAAAGAACTTACAAATTATTACAGCTAAGTAGCGTTCAAAGTTGCGACACGAACGCGCTTCTCCAAACCGAGATGGCGGCCGGAAGTGACATGATCACATCGGGTTTGTTAAAAGTAGATCCTGAATAATGAATGTTAAAAGTTTCAAATGTAAGTAAAAACAATGCTCTTGTAGAATCTACCGCGCAAGCAGACCTTTATTGTATTTTGGGTCATTTTTGCTGCAATACAATGTtccaaaaatatttttgtatttattccGGTATAATTCAAATATTCTAGATGTATaagtaaataattttaaattacTAGAATACTTTTAGATTTCACAACCAATGTTGAAGCAATCAATTTTCCCAAAACATTTCACAACAGAACCAATAATAAGTATACTTTGACACAAAAACTAATGATGTGAATTACTTTCTTCTGAATCAGTTTCCCCAAAGCAGAAATATTGAATTTCAAGGTTGACAGGTACTTTACTGTCATAGTCAACCTCTCTTCTTTGACATTCTTACCAGGGTGCCAAAATATTGTCCAACAcagttgtttgtcttttgtgttaATAATTAGACCAAGAGATTCTCATTTCTATCTGAGCCTAAACTGTTGGACACCTCACCTCAGAGAAAATGATTAACCTTTCCTTCGGAAGCACGGCCACTGACAATACACTTACTGATTTGACATACTGTGTGCATAGAGAAGCATAATTCAGCCTTGAAAATCTGGCACTTCATCAGTCAGGCACTCAGTGGTTCATCTATTTGTTTTTAGTCTCAACAAAAGAGAGGAAATCCACAGAGTACATTAGGACACCTTGTGACTTAGCAAGTTAAACATCTATCATTTAACAGCTACATACGTAGCCCAAACATGGACTCACAACTGGTGCCAATTATTCCACACCAGTGGTTTAAAACCACATGTACCAGTCACCATAAGTACTAGACCACTGACGGTCTCCTCTGATAAACAGCTCTCCGGTAGTCCATCAATCATGTGCCTTTTCTGCTTTATGGCTCCACACTGGCTTGCGTTTCTCGATGAAGGCCTGGATTCCTTCTTGTCCGTCTCTCAGAGCCAGGTTGTCAACCATCACCTTGGAGGCGATGGCATATGCTGCGTCTCGGCCTTGAGACATCTGTCTGTAGAAGAAACAAATAGTAGAATATAATAAGTAAGTCAAATGTAAAGGCAATAGTAGAGTAATAGAGAGTAAATACATTACTTTTGATACTATCTGTTTTTGTGTAGTCCTAAATACAAATTGATGATCacaaacaaaaatgaacaaatagtCAGTTTGAAGTCACCTTTGGAAAGTGGCCTTGCCGAGGGCCACGACTGGTCGGCTCGCCTGACACACCCGCTTGGCAATGGCTAaggtctcctcctccagtcgctCTTCTGGCACCACCTTACTAACCAGACCATGCAGCAAAGCTTCTTGGGCTGAGATGGGAGCTCCTGTGAACAACATCTCCATTGCAACCTGGTAAAAATGGCAGTAAGCTATTaaaagttcatttttttttcctgatatCTTAGGTAGTTTCATAACAGCTTTCGGGTGCCATAGAAACCCTTTGCATGCAGTCATCCCTACCTTCCTCGGCACAGCCCTGCCGATGGCCACAGCAGGCGTGGAGCAGAACAGGCCCACATTGACACCCGGCGTGGCGAAGGTGGACTTCTCCGTCACCACTGCAATGTCACAGCTGGCAACAAGCTGGCAACCTGCTGCCGTGGCAACACCATTCACCATCGCAATGACAGGAACCGGTAGGTCTTGTATTATGCCCATTACCTGTAAAATACTATGTGTTAGAATAGATACCAAATTAACCCATTATGCAGACGACAGGTAAGCGCTGACCTCAGCACAAGTATGAAACACGTTAGCGTGATGTTCTTGGCCATGGGCTGACGTCAGCTCCTTCAGGTCGTGTCCAGAGGAAAACACCGGACCTttggctgacacacacaaacacttagaCGGGCATCTTTTTACCCCTCTATTACACCAATAGTGAAATATCTACCCGATATAATTATAACTCTGAGATCATCACTGTCAACATCAGCCAAGATGTTCTCTCTGAGAGACTCCAGCATGGAGAGAGACAACGCATTCCTCTTCTTCGGGTTGTTCAGTATAACTCTCCTTGAAACAAAGAAGACAGTTTGCTTTAGCAAAGCGGTCTGATTTCATTATTGCATTGTTTTTACgttgtgtctgagctgcagttttGTGTGTCACTTTTTAATACTGAGCCTCCTCAAGCCCATCCTCTTAGATGCTGTGTTTCCAAATGAGAGATTCTGAGGATCAGAGGTCCAAAACGACCGACACCATTTGTTACTGCACCTTATTCCGCCGTTTTCCTGTTTCACTGTCAGCGGCTCCGCTTCGGTCTGAGAGTAAAACCTGGAAGCGGGAAGCCGAGCCGTGGCCCCGCTGAGCTGAAACGCAGCTCTGCACAGCAAACTACGAGCCATGATAATGCACTACAGTTCACCTTCCCCCTCCCACTTCCGGGTACAATGACGTCACGATACGTACGGTAAcgtataaaaaaaaaccttcttcttcttctttttgtgctTATTGGCAAAAAACTAGTGCGCCACCAACTGATACGGAGCTGAACCAGGAttctaataaaaacaaaaatcatacAAAAATACTTGTTGAGCTAAGAAACTGAATCTGAACATAATAACTAATATTAAAAATCAACAGTTCAAAGACATCAGTTAAGACCGTTTGGAAGAGTAAAGAAAAAGAACATCCTAAGTCTGTTAACATCTGTCCATGTTGACTTAAAACTAAGTGTAATCCTAATActatataattaatatatatatatatatatatatatatatatatatatatatatatatatatatatatatatatatatatatatatatatatatatatatataatataagaacatttttttaaatggcagAATCTTGATTCTAGTATTAGGATTACATTTAGTTTTAAGTCAACATGGACAGATGTTAACAGACTTAGGATGTTTAAACTaaatgtgagaggtcagagtgAGCATTATAACTACAAAGGTCCCCACAAGGATGAACTATAAATGTGTGGGTCTTCTGAAAAGGGGAAGGGTCCCCACTTCCTGTTGTGGGGCAGCACGTCGGTCACACACTCCCCTCAGGAGGCAGTTTTCTCACGCTGTAGTGTATaattacacatacacaaacaaaaatcacaCAAATACACCCGTAAACCGGATAATTCACAGCATTCACTGGCATCTTGTATCAAGTGCTTTGTTGGTCACGTTCACACCTGTCACATGATTTAGTCCTAAAAAGCATTTAATTTCCATTCAGCATCCATCTCCCTGGATCATTGCAGGACTTCTTCTGATGACACAAAGGTCAGACGTGAGACTTAAACATCTGTCGgattttgtgtgcgtgtgtgtggacatgtGAAATCTggggaagagaaggaggagtggGGTTGATTAGAAACTGCGTGTGTGGGGGGTCGAGTTATTCCCCTGACAGTAAATGAGAATCTCCTCACACTCTTGTGGATGTGACGTAATGatgtaagcacacacacacacacacacacacactattaaaGTATCTTAGCAGCAGTAAGTTCTCAGGGTGGAACAACAATAATATTCAAGGTCTTCCTGATTAGTAGTAAGGTGGTACATGCagaaatataatattataaaaatataataatataaaatataaaaataataatgtagtTTAGTAATgtctacttatttatttattaagcaGCAGGTTATGAATGAACAAAGCCCACTTCCTGTTATGTGTTGTACATCAACCTGgtacatttcaaaataaaatccaggTAAGATGAGTTTTTTGGTCATACTGCTATGAGAGGTCATATGAACCACATTAATGCTTATGCATTATATTTCATTGGATTCAGTTGATGTCAGACTGTAATATTTTAATCTGGGTCTGAGCTTTTAGAACCAGTTCTGACTGTTACAGTCCGGAGGCCACAGATTATTGATGCCAGGACATCAACTCCCTAAAGCTGCATCTTGATCGGAAAAAATCCCACTCAGTTACGTGACCTCGCTCGGCTTTAGTTTGACCTACATGAATCCGTGGTTTTATCACGCATGATGAGAAATTCGAGTGAAAAGACGCCAGCGTCCATATCTGGgaatgtgtgcgcgtgcgcacgCTTCTCCAGCGCCATAATACCGCATCGGCAGTAAATGTCATAGAGGTATTTCCTGTCCCCGTTCCTTCAGTGTAAACCGCAAAATTAGAAGACGTCGCGCACGAGAATCCAGACTCGGGAGGAGACGCCGAAGCCACGCAGGAGCCCACGACGCCCGGGAGGGGCAGGGTAAGAGCTGGGGACAGCTTCCCCCATTTAATTCTTTTGTCACCCTCATCCAGGCGACAGCATCTTCACGACTGTAGTTTCATTAGACACAACCTACGCGCTGTCTTACTGTGAAAGACACAAAGGCAACAGCGAATTTAATTCACCAGTCTGTAAATTAAAGGTTTCTCAGCTTCCCGCAAAAGACATCGCTTGAAAAAGGACTCAGTGTCATGTATGAATCAGAATAACGCACGTACCAATTTCGGCATCAATACAGTTCACGGGCGGATTGTATTTTAACAAATTTTGAGCTCGGTCCTGCTCGCGCGTCCCGTCGTGTCAGGTCTGTGGGTGAAAGTGGGACGAAAGGAATCGCACATGGGACAGTTAAAAAATATAGGAGTTTTATCGGATAAATCATCATATCGCAATTCTATATGTGCCGAATATAAAAGTAACTCACATATATTTAGAAAATATATAAAGAAAacattgtatttgtatttatacttGTTTAAATACGTCAAATCTTCAAATAGTTCAGTTAATGAACGGGAGTTTGTGGGTCACAGGGGAGGTTCTTAAATCACATCACAGTGAAATACCTATTATCGCTTTATtgatttttctgctttttttgtgATGAGAGTCTGCAGGAATGGATGTGATTtgcagcgtgcgtgtgtccgtgtccgtgtccgCGTCCGCGCGCGTCGCTGACCCGTCCAAGGTTTTCTCCACGGCGTATTTCCAGGTGCGAAACCTGCGTCAGGTCGTCGGGTTTCTTGGGGATGCAGCGAGCATGCGCACTGTCGACgattttattttcatctttGTTACCAAATAAAGTAATGTTTGTTAATAGGATCAATTCTGGCGTTCATGTAAACGTATCCACTTGAAAATTTGGGTCTTTTTGAATATTTAACAGGTTTGTAAAATATTAACGGCCTTACAACTAAGGGAGTAGATTCTGTGCTTTACTTCATTATGTAACAAACATCTAACTTATTTATTGTTGATTTTATGACAAGGGAAACAACGGATTTCCATCCACAAAAGCCCGTGAGATTTGTTTATAAATTGATTTGGTCAAAcgtaaaaataaactaaatggTTTTATTGGGGTGCAGATGGTAAATCAGGCCCTTGTTGGGATGACAACACTGTAAACTGTGTAACTGACGTTTTATTTGGCTGATGAACGAACCTCTAATATACAAACACCCTCCTCACTGCTTGGCCGCTTCAAGTTTGGAAACACGATAGGAGGGAAACGTCTGTCAAGTTTCTTTTAGCGTCAACAGAGTTTCCTAAATGCGgacattcaaaataaaataaaataaaatagcaaaCGACTAGATGACATTTATGCGTTCAACTACTAGCGGGTTTTAGGACATAGCATTACCAACAGGTCATGTGCTTTTTGATATCCAGTTGTTTgaacagaagctgatgaaaaaaatgaatacCCTGAACATGTGTAAATCTGTACCTGAgaccaaaataaataaagaaataaaagtaaGAGGAAGATAAGCTGCTATTACCgatacagtagtacagtatgttttctgAAAGGACTCCTGCATTATAACAGCGAAACTTCATCTTatagttgtgtttttaaataattaatctgAGTATTTAACGTAATTTATCCTAGTCcctgtcttttattttaaagtccGCAACCGGAAGTCCTGTGGTGCATAGCGATGCCTTGACGCCGCTGGCAGGAACGTGCAGCAGAATGCGGAGCAGCTGATGCTCTTGCGGGGCTAAAAATAATcaacttttctctctctttttttaaacttccttctctctgtgtgttttcttatttattaGAGGCCAGACTCCAGGAATGACGCAGGCTCAGTGAGGATTGGCACCTTTGTCCGGGGTAAGTGTGGTTTTCTGTACGTTCTCCGATTGATCCAGCTTCACTTAAGGACTCGGGTTTAATGTGGCTGGAACTCATCTCAGTTTACttgttaaaatgattttttttttactaaagtGTAAAGTTAGTTTATTGAACGGTTACTACGTTTTAAAGTTAGTTTGTAAACATTTATTGTAGGACCAATTTAGGTTTTCCTCTTGACATTAATCTGTGACACTAAATTATGATAAACAGGGAGGTGAAGTTGACACAGACCTTGGCTTCTCTGGCGGCCATCTTCGTTTTCAGCCCTTTATAAGAAACCTTTAAACTCCTCCTAGTTCATCGTGCACAGAGGGAGAGCTGAGC
Above is a window of Betta splendens chromosome 9, fBetSpl5.4, whole genome shotgun sequence DNA encoding:
- the echdc3 gene encoding enoyl-CoA hydratase domain-containing protein 3, mitochondrial, whose translation is MARSLLCRAAFQLSGATARLPASRFYSQTEAEPLTVKQENGGIRRVILNNPKKRNALSLSMLESLRENILADVDSDDLRVIIISAKGPVFSSGHDLKELTSAHGQEHHANVFHTCAEVMGIIQDLPVPVIAMVNGVATAAGCQLVASCDIAVVTEKSTFATPGVNVGLFCSTPAVAIGRAVPRKVAMEMLFTGAPISAQEALLHGLVSKVVPEERLEEETLAIAKRVCQASRPVVALGKATFQRQMSQGRDAAYAIASKVMVDNLALRDGQEGIQAFIEKRKPVWSHKAEKAHD